A genomic segment from Candidatus Zixiibacteriota bacterium encodes:
- a CDS encoding GDP-mannose 4,6-dehydratase, with the protein MKRPVAFITGIAGFAGSHLAEELLRCGYIVCGTLAPGESSSNLATIEKDIKLAELDILDADRCRQVTLRLKPDYLFHLAAFASVGKSFANERLVYRVNFDGTLNLLAAALRLKHLKKFIFVSSSDCYGVLSPKNKTLTEQQPFNPISPYGISKAAAEFACLSYLKRFELPVTVARSFNHSGPRQSQDFVIPSFARQIALIEKKRSKPVIRVGDLSVKRDLSDVRDIVRGYRLLAQRGAVGQAYNLCSGKAVSIKSVLQRLIKLSKMKIDIVVDPALLRSSDIPVIRGDNTLAAKKLGYRSNYDLNETLQDTLDFFRQKT; encoded by the coding sequence ATGAAACGACCTGTCGCCTTCATAACCGGCATCGCCGGATTCGCCGGTTCGCATCTTGCCGAAGAACTCCTCAGGTGCGGCTACATCGTATGCGGCACCCTCGCCCCGGGAGAATCAAGCAGCAATCTTGCCACTATCGAAAAGGACATCAAACTGGCCGAACTCGATATCCTTGACGCCGACCGGTGCCGGCAGGTCACCCTGCGCCTTAAGCCGGATTACCTGTTCCATCTGGCCGCTTTCGCCTCGGTGGGTAAATCGTTCGCCAACGAACGGCTGGTCTACCGGGTTAATTTCGACGGTACTTTGAATTTGCTCGCCGCGGCCTTGAGGCTCAAGCATCTCAAAAAGTTCATATTCGTAAGCTCATCCGATTGTTACGGCGTCCTTTCACCCAAAAACAAGACCCTGACCGAACAACAGCCCTTCAACCCCATCTCACCTTACGGAATATCCAAGGCGGCCGCTGAGTTCGCCTGCCTGTCTTATCTCAAAAGGTTTGAACTTCCGGTAACAGTCGCGCGTTCTTTCAATCACAGCGGGCCCAGGCAAAGTCAGGACTTCGTTATCCCGTCATTTGCCAGGCAGATTGCTTTGATCGAAAAGAAACGGTCCAAACCGGTCATCCGGGTGGGCGATTTATCGGTAAAAAGGGACCTGTCCGATGTTCGCGACATAGTTCGCGGTTACCGTTTGCTGGCCCAACGAGGCGCCGTGGGACAGGCGTACAATCTCTGTTCGGGAAAGGCGGTTTCCATCAAATCGGTACTTCAACGCTTGATAAAATTGTCGAAAATGAAGATAGATATAGTGGTGGATCCGGCTCTTTTGCGATCGAGCGATATCCCGGTAATCAGAGGCGATAACACTCTGGCCGCGAAAAAACTGGGCTACCGCAGCAACTATGATCTGAATGAAACGTTACAAGATACACTTGATTTCTTCAGACAGAAAACATAA
- a CDS encoding nucleotide sugar dehydrogenase, whose translation MTEKQGKQNQLAGDLLKKIKERKAMAGVIGLGYVGLPLSMELVNAGFTVTGFDIAPQKVQLLNSGKSDIDDIRDEVVKEAVASKRFKATSDFKLIGQMDTISICVPTPLSKTKDPDVSYILNAINSIKPHMRKGSLVVLESTTYPGTTEDLILPLLSETGMKVGVDFFLAFSPERVDPGNAVYTTKNTPRVVGGITATCTRVARTFYEQTMPHVHAVSSTQAAEMVKLLENTFRSVNIGLVNEVALMCDRLNLDVWEIIDAAATKPFGFMPFYPGPGLGGHCIPIDPHYLSWKLKSLNYYARFIELAGDINSHMPEYVVERVTAMLNRRFARALNKSSILVLGVAYKRDIKDMRESPALDVINLLEKKGARVLYNDPFVPKFNFNGHTHRSSKLTRDLLSKVDLVVIATDHTQYDYEWIVQNCKGVFDTRNATKKVKKGRQKIERL comes from the coding sequence ATGACAGAAAAGCAAGGGAAGCAAAATCAGTTGGCCGGCGACCTGCTGAAAAAGATAAAAGAAAGAAAAGCCATGGCCGGCGTGATCGGGCTCGGCTATGTGGGTCTGCCGCTCTCCATGGAGCTTGTCAATGCCGGATTTACCGTCACCGGTTTCGACATCGCCCCGCAGAAGGTGCAGTTGTTGAATTCCGGTAAATCGGATATCGATGATATACGCGACGAGGTGGTCAAAGAAGCCGTGGCATCGAAACGATTCAAGGCTACGTCCGACTTCAAACTGATCGGCCAGATGGATACGATCTCGATCTGTGTCCCTACCCCGCTGTCCAAAACCAAAGACCCCGATGTCAGCTACATTCTCAATGCCATAAACAGTATCAAGCCGCACATGCGCAAGGGCTCATTGGTGGTGCTCGAATCGACGACCTACCCGGGGACGACCGAGGACCTGATTCTTCCCCTGCTGTCCGAAACAGGCATGAAGGTCGGCGTCGATTTCTTTCTGGCTTTTTCTCCGGAACGAGTCGATCCGGGCAATGCCGTTTACACGACCAAGAACACTCCTCGAGTGGTGGGGGGCATAACCGCCACCTGCACCAGGGTCGCCAGGACATTTTACGAACAGACTATGCCGCACGTTCACGCGGTTTCGTCCACGCAGGCCGCCGAGATGGTTAAACTGCTCGAAAACACCTTCCGCTCGGTAAACATTGGGTTGGTTAACGAAGTAGCTCTGATGTGCGACCGCCTCAATCTGGATGTGTGGGAAATAATCGACGCCGCCGCGACCAAACCATTCGGCTTCATGCCCTTCTATCCCGGCCCGGGTCTGGGTGGGCACTGCATTCCCATTGACCCGCATTACCTTTCGTGGAAGCTGAAATCACTCAACTACTATGCCCGTTTCATCGAACTGGCGGGCGATATTAACAGTCACATGCCGGAATACGTGGTGGAACGGGTAACGGCCATGCTCAATCGCCGATTTGCCAGAGCTTTGAACAAATCAAGTATTCTCGTGCTTGGCGTAGCATACAAACGCGACATAAAAGACATGCGCGAGTCGCCCGCCCTCGACGTCATCAACCTTCTTGAGAAAAAAGGCGCCAGAGTGCTTTACAACGATCCCTTCGTGCCGAAGTTCAATTTCAACGGTCACACCCACCGTTCCAGCAAATTGACCAGGGACCTTCTGAGCAAAGTGGACCTGGTCGTCATCGCAACGGATCATACCCAGTATGATTATGAATGGATCGTGCAAAACTGCAAGGGAGTCTTTGACACCCGCAACGCCACAAAGAAGGTCAAAAAGGGACGGCAGAAAATTGAACGGCTCTGA
- a CDS encoding HEAT repeat domain-containing protein gives MTTGNQKIQDISLILKDLLKVIKVVSMYPENNPLPQSLRRSFAEKLESVVDEHGEIAVDVHKDFITYLGDTVFHSPSREENLASIFYEAGITRITFKPGLDVLETYKLLDVIKRYVNTPDISQDLAALVWEAGISGVRLKTLEDVSLSEYDDAFDLQKYISSGGADAQQESIFGADRSEDYYQIFNRDSDSGKWESSQLEDSDVFEPNEIRGREQPLDASPVGGIRIGDYAPHRGSYEQSDSSRLHVSELEDSSPSVAIVDAFRGRAKNSPGEAGKFKDVPNTALILNDEFKLSEEEEEFIRDLIERDAAFEPYISTVELLKEMMFQESDLSGFSETVMICEKVMGEFIREAKLVEAGQLLSHMKLLDARIRREKPAWADRLKEAHITAGSRSRLEALGESLNAHPQINDAELKKYLSNFGWEAMNNITSIVAYLQHAHHKNAVLHFLADRGKENIDLVARGIFDKSGDVVVNAMSILAQVGDDKALNYLSKIITHKDAEIRMQLVLLLKDCANEKVLPLLRAAISDPNPQVRRTAVNSIVSRRGPAAFDIVTEVINDDKFPALEEDDQQSLLNAFSVLGGEAAVGYLTELITTYNPWRNHTLAFLRSAAFEALIINRSDKAEQILLRLSRNWRPDIKGQADDALHRRRDLKYGGD, from the coding sequence ATGACAACCGGCAACCAGAAAATACAAGACATATCATTGATACTTAAGGATTTGCTCAAAGTCATCAAAGTCGTATCGATGTATCCGGAAAACAACCCCCTGCCTCAGAGCCTGAGAAGATCGTTTGCGGAGAAGCTTGAATCGGTTGTCGACGAGCACGGTGAGATCGCGGTTGACGTGCACAAGGATTTCATTACGTATCTCGGGGATACCGTTTTTCACAGCCCTTCCAGAGAAGAAAATCTCGCTTCGATATTCTATGAAGCCGGAATCACCCGGATTACCTTCAAGCCCGGTCTCGATGTTCTCGAGACATACAAGCTTCTCGACGTCATAAAGCGCTACGTCAACACACCCGATATCTCCCAGGACCTGGCCGCTCTCGTCTGGGAGGCCGGGATATCCGGCGTGCGGTTGAAGACACTTGAGGATGTATCCCTTTCTGAATACGACGACGCTTTTGACCTTCAGAAATATATTTCTTCGGGCGGCGCCGATGCCCAGCAGGAGTCGATATTCGGCGCCGACCGCTCCGAAGACTACTATCAGATTTTCAACCGTGACTCCGATTCCGGAAAATGGGAATCATCACAGTTGGAAGACTCCGACGTTTTCGAACCGAACGAAATTCGCGGCCGTGAGCAACCACTGGATGCATCACCGGTTGGCGGAATCAGGATCGGTGACTACGCTCCACACCGCGGTTCGTACGAGCAAAGCGATTCTTCGAGACTCCATGTATCTGAGCTTGAGGACTCCTCGCCCTCGGTGGCGATTGTAGATGCCTTCCGGGGCAGAGCCAAAAATTCGCCGGGCGAAGCCGGTAAATTCAAGGATGTGCCCAACACGGCCCTCATTCTCAACGATGAGTTCAAACTGTCGGAAGAAGAGGAAGAATTCATCCGGGATCTGATTGAAAGAGACGCCGCCTTTGAGCCTTACATCTCCACCGTCGAACTTCTCAAGGAGATGATGTTTCAGGAATCGGATTTGTCCGGATTCAGCGAAACCGTTATGATTTGCGAAAAGGTGATGGGGGAATTTATCCGCGAGGCGAAGCTCGTGGAGGCAGGTCAGCTTCTGAGCCACATGAAGTTGCTTGATGCGAGAATCCGCAGGGAAAAGCCAGCCTGGGCCGACCGGCTGAAAGAAGCTCACATTACCGCCGGAAGCCGAAGCCGCCTGGAAGCCCTGGGTGAATCACTCAACGCTCATCCGCAGATCAATGATGCCGAGTTGAAGAAGTACCTGAGTAATTTCGGCTGGGAGGCCATGAACAATATTACCTCCATCGTAGCCTACCTTCAGCACGCTCATCACAAAAACGCGGTGCTGCATTTCCTGGCCGATCGGGGAAAGGAAAACATTGACCTGGTGGCCAGAGGAATATTCGATAAGAGCGGCGATGTCGTGGTGAACGCCATGTCGATCCTTGCCCAGGTCGGCGACGATAAAGCGTTGAACTATCTCTCGAAAATAATTACGCACAAAGACGCGGAGATCAGGATGCAGCTGGTGCTGCTGTTGAAGGATTGCGCCAACGAGAAAGTCCTGCCGTTGCTTAGAGCGGCCATCAGCGATCCCAACCCGCAGGTGCGCAGAACGGCGGTCAATTCAATCGTCTCGCGTCGCGGTCCTGCGGCCTTTGACATCGTGACCGAGGTCATTAACGATGATAAATTCCCCGCGCTGGAAGAGGATGATCAGCAGTCGCTGCTCAACGCTTTCTCCGTACTCGGGGGTGAAGCGGCTGTGGGATATCTCACGGAACTCATCACGACGTATAATCCCTGGCGAAACCACACCCTGGCTTTTCTCCGAAGCGCCGCTTTCGAGGCCCTTATTATCAATCGCAGTGACAAAGCCGAGCAGATACTCCTCAGGCTCTCCCGGAACTGGCGACCGGACATAAAAGGACAGGCCGACGACGCCCTTCACAGACGTCGGGACCTGAAATACGGAGGCGACTGA
- a CDS encoding HD domain-containing phosphohydrolase, giving the protein MEAVKNEPVNRSLAGEQEQRLLTAFFVLYKTARIIDESNATFKRQAAAFHDQLVKVAEQSNTVFIKSIAGRYFVNEKMVRFDDKGPSQAITVVNEWETLGVGGVRFSPGITLEEIEQFFTFISKIKPSCENLESLSEQLKAQRMSSVQLLSRMSANCGEAVSEELRREFRKDARTSFFKAMNVVQEVMVNTQNDRDINISKTKRVVHSLIDHITRDESSLIELTAIKDFDDYTYAHCTNVCVYSLTLGVRLGLDRSRLSQLGMSALFHDIGKVKLPADLIRKPDAYDEDDWIQMQTHPQLGAKTILRNLKFDVHTARAARAALEHHINNDYTGYPMLRYQKVPINLFSRVISIVDTFDALTSGRIYLRKPIPPEDVLKKMHYQMNVKFDAFLLKIFNDIIGIYPAGTVVLLNTDEIALVLTNHETEKARPYVKIVGNKDGLLQEPQWVDLSLEENAGRSIVRKIDPQRYGLDVKNFILQD; this is encoded by the coding sequence ATGGAAGCTGTCAAGAATGAACCCGTCAACAGATCTCTCGCCGGGGAACAGGAGCAGCGGCTTCTGACCGCCTTCTTTGTACTGTACAAGACGGCGCGGATTATCGATGAAAGCAACGCCACCTTCAAAAGACAGGCCGCGGCCTTTCATGACCAACTTGTTAAAGTTGCCGAACAGTCCAACACCGTCTTCATCAAATCCATCGCCGGAAGATACTTCGTCAACGAAAAGATGGTTCGCTTCGACGACAAGGGCCCGTCGCAGGCCATAACCGTCGTCAACGAGTGGGAAACCCTGGGCGTGGGCGGCGTTCGCTTCTCTCCCGGCATCACCCTGGAAGAAATCGAGCAGTTTTTCACCTTCATCTCGAAGATAAAACCGAGTTGCGAGAATCTTGAATCACTGTCGGAGCAGTTGAAAGCCCAGAGGATGTCCAGCGTGCAGCTTCTATCGCGGATGTCCGCCAACTGCGGTGAGGCCGTTTCCGAGGAGTTGCGTCGTGAATTCCGAAAAGACGCCCGAACATCGTTTTTCAAAGCCATGAATGTCGTTCAGGAGGTCATGGTCAACACCCAGAATGACCGGGATATCAACATCTCCAAAACCAAGCGCGTGGTGCACTCCCTGATCGATCATATCACCCGCGATGAATCCTCCCTGATCGAACTGACGGCTATCAAGGATTTTGACGATTACACCTACGCCCACTGCACCAACGTCTGCGTCTACTCCCTCACCCTCGGCGTGAGGCTGGGACTCGACCGGTCCCGCCTGTCGCAATTGGGCATGTCGGCGTTGTTTCACGATATCGGCAAAGTTAAACTCCCGGCTGACCTCATCCGCAAACCGGATGCTTACGATGAAGATGACTGGATTCAGATGCAAACTCACCCGCAACTGGGCGCCAAGACCATTCTTCGAAACCTCAAATTCGATGTCCACACGGCCCGGGCGGCTCGCGCCGCTCTCGAGCACCACATCAATAACGACTACACCGGTTATCCTATGCTGCGCTATCAAAAAGTACCGATAAACCTCTTCTCGAGAGTCATATCGATCGTCGATACGTTCGATGCCCTTACGTCCGGAAGAATCTACCTCCGCAAACCGATTCCACCGGAGGATGTCCTCAAGAAGATGCATTACCAGATGAACGTGAAATTCGATGCTTTCCTTCTTAAAATCTTCAACGACATTATAGGAATCTACCCGGCTGGCACGGTCGTGCTGCTCAACACCGATGAGATCGCCCTGGTACTCACCAACCACGAGACTGAAAAGGCGCGTCCCTATGTCAAGATAGTTGGCAACAAGGACGGTTTGCTCCAAGAGCCGCAGTGGGTCGATCTATCTCTCGAAGAAAACGCCGGTCGAAGTATTGTCCGCAAAATAGACCCGCAACGTTACGGTCTGGACGTAAAGAATTTCATTCTCCAAGATTAA
- a CDS encoding DUF5683 domain-containing protein — MLKYIVILLTFALAGDAVSQIDSTGTDSTVVADTLIFNDLGQLGHANPVTSPVNFEKKLTQNPTVGLFKSMVVPGWGQLGNRRYFKAILFAGLDGWFIGSAIHYGQQASDFRDKYEAAEDRDLRNDYYDLYSDRKDERNKFTWFAVIVTFISMFDAYADAHLSGYPTKLGDGELSLDLKPLERENFVACLSYRF; from the coding sequence ATGCTCAAATATATCGTCATATTGTTGACATTTGCGCTCGCCGGCGACGCCGTTTCCCAAATTGACAGCACCGGCACTGATTCGACCGTGGTCGCCGACACTCTCATATTCAACGATCTGGGGCAACTGGGGCACGCCAATCCGGTGACCAGTCCGGTGAATTTCGAGAAGAAACTGACTCAGAACCCGACTGTGGGTCTGTTTAAGTCGATGGTTGTTCCGGGCTGGGGGCAACTGGGCAACCGCAGGTATTTCAAGGCAATCCTGTTTGCGGGGCTCGACGGCTGGTTTATCGGGTCGGCCATTCACTACGGTCAGCAGGCTTCCGATTTCAGAGACAAGTATGAAGCCGCCGAGGACCGCGATCTTCGCAACGATTACTACGATCTATACAGCGATCGCAAAGATGAACGCAACAAATTCACCTGGTTTGCGGTTATCGTGACGTTTATCTCTATGTTTGACGCTTACGCCGACGCCCACCTGTCGGGCTATCCGACGAAGCTGGGTGATGGTGAGTTGTCACTTGATTTGAAGCCGCTCGAGAGAGAGAACTTCGTCGCCTGTCTGTCCTACCGGTTTTAA